The proteins below come from a single Drosophila kikkawai strain 14028-0561.14 chromosome 3R, DkikHiC1v2, whole genome shotgun sequence genomic window:
- the LOC108081201 gene encoding transcription elongation regulator 1 isoform X2: protein MEANVDESMESELAKSPNNKLEANQSPPPGVSFNGNGNGSGSGDGGQEAANPNNGVAIAQEKPNEAQWSKPFNAFSGRPIGEHTAQQQALQQQQQALQQQQQPSQQQPPPGANGVIGGPPEIWVETKAGDDRSYYYHAVTRETTWTRPEGPNVKIMTQAEVEEMAKRPAQAAKAEPKSTEPPGEVPAVSHLTSQPPPHLMSQPPPNAAAPLLSQPPPNVRQQPPPMFQPPGMQPPPGFGQPPFCMPPPAYGFPGGAAPAGAPWGVGMPPWQQQQHMHGPPGGQDKPAKTLIIKPGVIDPAVIARAAEWSEHRAPDGRPYYFHAGRGESVWDKPQALRDMEAARMAAHSGVAPAVATAPTGLPPHLLPNPMMHLPPGTAPPGFDPHAAFAAAAAAMKANSENTKAAQAAALEKEAKKAAEEKRKKEEEQKKAAATAKQTDKSRPVTSTPIAGTPWCVVWTGDARVFFYNPSTRTSVWDRPEDLMNREDVDKAVNERPEQLKTPQEKTAEAEQKSTEEAAQDQTQAQAQAQQQQQQQVQRVEPDDDDDDDEVIKIRTESESSVEEVPTKRVRMISKSKRAEDAALEAEQRAAKERALVPLEMRVTQFKEMLREKDVSAFSTWEKELHKIVFDPRYLLLTSKERKQVFEKYVKDRAEEERKEKRNKMRQKREDFRSLMEEARLHGKSSFSEFSQKNAKDERYRAIEKVRERESLFNEYIVEVRRREKEDKLLKKEQPLANRLQHKCTTQHTKIHKSNNSIDHYDLYKYLIVLSNPQPVARRRPSSVIVIRRRPLILT, encoded by the exons ATGGAAGCAAACGTAGATGAGAGCATGGAAAGCGAACTTGCCAAGTCGCCGAATAACAAGCTGGAGGCGAACCAATCGCCTCCGCCAGGCGTGAGTttcaatggaaatggaaatggaagtgGCAGTGGCGATGGTGGCCAGGAGGCGGCCAACCCTAATAATGGCGTTGCTATAGCCCAGGAAAAACCTAACGAGGCCCAATG GAGCAAACCCTTTAATGCATTCAGTGGACGCCCCATTGGGGAGCACACGGCTCAGCAGCAGGCgctccagcagcaacagcaggcgctccagcagcagcagcaaccaagCCAGCAACAGCCGCCGCCTGGAGCGAATGGTGTGATCGGAGGACCTCCAGAAATCTGGGTGGAGACCAAAGCTGGGGATGACCGCTCCTACTACTACCATGCAGTGACAAGGGAAACCACATGGACGCGTCCCGAGGGCCCTAATGTCAAGATCATGACACAGGCCGAGGTGGAGGAGATGGCAAAGCGACCAGCACAGGCCGCTAAGGCGGAGCCAAAAAGCACGGAACCGCCCGGAGAGGTGCCGGCAGTGTCTCATCTCACCTCACAGCCGCCGCCACATTTGATGAGCCAGCCCCCGCCAAATGCCGCGGCGCCTCTGCTCTCCCAACCGCCGCCCAATGTGCGTCAACAGCCGCCGCCCATGTTCCAGCCGCCGGGTATGCAGCCGCCTCCTGGATTTGGTCAGCCCCCGTTTTGCATGCCACCGCCGGCTTACGGATTTCCAGGAGGAGCTGCTCCCGCCGGCGCACCCTGGGGTGTGGGCATGCCGCCctggcagcaacagcagcacatGCACGGACCTCCTGGTGGACAGGATAAGCCTGCCAAGACTCTGATAATCAAGCCTGGTGTCATCGATCCTGCGGTCATAGCTCGGGCTGCCGAGTGGTCGGAACACCGAGCCCCGGATGGCAGGCCCTACTATTTCCATGCTGGACGAGGCGAGAGCGTCTGGGATAAGCCGCAAGCCTTAAGGGACATGGAGGCAGCTCGAATGGCCGCCCATTCGGGAGTGGCGCCAGCAGTGGCAACTGCTCCGACAGGCCTGCCGCCCCACCTGCTGCCCAATCCAATGATGCACCTGCCGCCGGGCACAGCACCCCCGGGATTTGATCCGCATGCTGCTTTTGCGGCAGCTGCCGCTGCAATGAAGGCCAATTCAGAGAATACCAAGGCGGCGCAGGCTGCCGCTCTGGAAAAGGAGGCCAAGAAGGCGGCTGAGGAGAAGCgaaagaaggaggaggagcagaagaagGCGGCGGCCACGGCCAAACAAACGGACAAGAGTCGACCGGTTACAAGTACCCCAATCGCTGGCACACCTTGGTGTGTTGTGTGGACTGGAGATGCCCGCGTTTTCTTCTACAATCCCTCAACCAGAACATCGGTTTGGGATCGTCCCGAAGATCTAATGAATCGCGAGGATGTCGATAAGGCCGTTAACGAGAGACCCGAACAGTTAAAGACGCCACAGGAGAAGACAGCCGAGGCAGAACAAAAATCCACCGAAGAGGCGGCACAGGACCAGACGCAGGCACAGGCACAagcccaacagcagcagcagcaacaagtgCAGCGGGTGGAGCcggatgacgatgacgatgacgacgaagTGATCAAGATACGCACAGAGTCCGAGTCCAGTGTGGAGGAGGTGCCCACCAAGCGAGTGCGAATGA TTTCAAAGTCAAAGCGAGCCGAAGATGCCGCTCTGGAGGCTGAACAGCGGGCGGCCAAGGAGCGGGCCTTAGTGCCGCTGGAGATGCGTGTCACTCAGTTCAAGGAGATGCTAAGGGAGAAGGACGTTTCGGCATTCAGCACTTGGGAGAAGGAGCTACACAAGATCGTGTTCGATCCACGGTATCTACTGCTTACATCGAAGGAACGCAAACAGGTATTTGAAAAGTATGTCAAGGATCGGGCCGAAGAGGAGCGCAAAGAGAAGCGGAACAAGATGCGGCAAAAGCGGGAAGACTTCCGAAGCCTCATGGAGGAGGCCAGGCTGCATGGAAA ATCTTCGTTCTCCGAGTTCAGCCAGAAGAACGCCAAGGATGAGCGTTATCGCGCTATCGAGAAGGTACGCGAGCGGGAGAGCCTATTCAACGAGTACATCGTGGAGGTGCGACGGCGCGAAAAGGAGGACAAGTTACTGAAGAAAGAGCAG CCACTAGCTAACAGGTTACAGCACAAATGCACCACCCAACACACCAAAATACACAAGAGCAACAACAGCATCGACCACTACGACCTGTACAAGTACCTCATCGTCCTCAGCAACCCTCAGCCCGTTGCCCGCCGCCGCCCGTCGTCTGTCATCGTCATCCGTCGTCGTCCACTGATCTTGACTTGA
- the LOC108081167 gene encoding HEAT repeat-containing protein 3: MGKIRKVKTRTPSGVDTSVDLENALDNATEEEATGCGPIEAICVHLQRPDVEDKLNGLHSFAVLALRKEKVREICESELVRIAAPLLCDREPAIRDAAAGAFRNLSVFGSEVCDFLVDNDILTALLSLLLDYDLTKNGFDSEILSDIFLQAVHLLRNLCESSPTATEAFNQANLLSRLLLCLDYRKFGLDIALSVAQLVLVVSENNSSSWNLLANANILPELLTVPAESHGQLYLNALAAGILCNVPACAAAHTREILTSLNQLLTIDTQAQLLGCKSEIQTAKSKNEAPVLEISMETEELSEAQSANPAKTNESEGEEALQNLEHLLDAQRLVAEIITNLGSSDDQSEWGSDSNQSETESVADYEMEEDAADSGSGGLPANFLETIKQNQMVQKLWEKAQPLDPSVEKLLDQQENIREKLAKMRVSYLICLQNLCNVLTAENLGGYSDIYNMWMNLGQQAFKGTEDAAVMEAITSLMRSSLSLLKSRRDLFGQMTENDLNMIIEGASKCTVMDIRVNWNRMLGTLGSLLSESLVKAIVLFLLNSCAREDDLWALSEGLDALMDIFAVDDWPQIIAELEMCERVLALEELFKSKLRQQKRELKERKATIYTVKTNFARFVSYLNKNCKQ, from the coding sequence ATGGGCAAAATCCGGAAAGTAAAAACACGGACGCCCTCCGGCGTGGATACCTCTGTGGATCTGGAAAACGCACTTGACAATGCGACAGAGGAGGAGGCAACGGGCTGCGGTCCCATCGAGGCGATTTGTGTGCATCTGCAGCGGCCGGATGTGGAGGACAAGCTGAACGGACTGCATTCCTTCGCGGTTTTGGCGCTGCGCAAGGAGAAGGTGCGGGAGATTTGCGAGAGCGAGCTGGTCCGGATTGCGGCCCCCCTACTGTGCGATAGGGAGCCAGCCATTCGAGATGCGGCAGCCGGGGCCTTCCGAAATCTTTCCGTGTTCGGCTCGGAGGTGTGCGACTTTCTCGTGGACAACGACATATTAACGGCCCTGCTGTCACTGTTGCTGGACTATGATCTGACCAAAAATGGCTTCGACAGCGAAATCCTTTCGGACATTTTCCTGCAGGCAGTGCATTTGCTGCGTAATCTGTGCGAGAGTTCGCCGACGGCCACGGAAGCCTTCAACCAGGCAAACCTCCTGTCTAGGCTGCTCTTGTGCCTGGATTACAGAAAATTCGGCCTAGATATTGCCCtctcagtggcccagttggtcCTAGTAGTGTCCGAGAATAACTCCAGCTCCTGGAACCTTCTGGCCAACGCTAACATACTGCCGGAGCTTCTTACTGTTCCGGCTGAGAGCCACGGACAGCTCTACCTCAACGCCCTGGCCGCTGGAATTCTGTGCAATGTACCCGCATGTGCGGCTGCCCACACCCGGGAGATCCTGACAAGCCTAAACCAGCTGCTCACCATCGATACACAGGCCCAGCTGTTGGGATGCAAATCCGAGATTCAAACGGCCAAGTCTAAGAACGAGGCCCCCGTGCTGGAGATATCCATGGAAACTGAGGAGCTCAGTGAAGCCCAGAGCGCCAATCCGGCCAAAACGAATGAGAGTGAAGGGGAGGAGGCGCTGCAGAACCTGGAGCACTTGCTGGACGCCCAGCGTCTGGTGGCGGAAATCATCACAAACCTGGGATCAAGCGACGACCAAAGCGAATGGGGCTCGGACAGCAATCAATCAGAGACAGAGAGTGTGGCCGACTACGAGATGGAGGAGGATGCTGCGGACAGTGGAAGTGGGGGCTTGCCGGCCAACTTCTTGGAGACCATTAAACAGAACCAAATGGTGCAAAAGCTGTGGGAAAAAGCTCAGCCTTTGGATCCTTCTGTGGAGAAGCTTCTCGATCAGCAAGAAAACATTCGGGAAAAGCTGGCGAAAATGCGGGTGTCCTACCTCATTTGTCTGCAGAATCTATGCAATGTGCTGACTGCCGAAAATTTGGGTGGCTATAGCGACATCTACAACATGTGGATGAATCTGGGCCAGCAGGCCTTCAAGGGAACCGAGGACGCGGCCGTCATGGAGGCCATAACCTCGCTGATGCGTTCCTCACTGAGTTTGCTAAAGTCACGTAGGGATCTCTTTGGCCAGATGACCGAGAACGATCTAAACATGATCATCGAGGGCGCCAGCAAATGCACCGTAATGGACATTCGAGTAAACTGGAACCGGATGCTTGGCACCTTGGGTTCCCTGCTCTCGGAGTCGCTTGTCAAAGCCATTGTGCTCTTCCTGCTGAACTCGTGTGCACGCGAGGACGATTTGTGGGCCCTGTCCGAAGGCCTGGATGCTCTCATGGACATATTTGCAGTGGACGATTGGCCGCAGATCATCGCTGAGCTGGAAATGTGCGAACGTGTCCTGGCTTTAGAAGAGCTTTTCAAATCCAAGTTGCGTCAACAGAAAAGAGAGCTCAAAGAGCGTAAAGCTACTATTTATAcagtaaaaacaaattttgcaCGCTTTGTTTCGTATTTAAACAAGAACTGTAAACAATAA